AGTCGTCGGTTCGCCGTCAGGTGATGAACTGGAAGATCTTGCCGGTCTCCAGCGGCTGTGGGGTGCCGGTGAAGCGGTGAACGCCGACGGAGAACAGCACGTCGTCGGGTGCGGTGAAAGCCTGTTCGGCGAACCCTGCGTCGGCCAGCCACCTTCGGACCGCCGGTGTCAGGTCGGGTGCTCGTCGTGTCCTGGTCCAGATCACTGTGGCGTCGGCAGCGCAGATCTGCGGCAGCGCGTGAATGGTGGTGTGGGCGTCGGCGTCGCTGATGTTGCCCAGGACGCCTGCCATGATGACCAGGTCGGCGGGCACCGCCTGCCGGTATGAGGCGAGGTCACCGGCGTCGGCCTGCCCGACGGTCACCGTGTCGAGGCCTTCGGCGATTGCTCGGGTCCGGGCCGCGGCGACGTTGCGCGGTTCGTACTCGAGCAGCGTGGCGCTGACTCGCACGGCGTCCTGGCGCGACGCCAGCACGGTGAGAATGTCGTGACCTTGGCCGGCGCACATGCTGAGCACGGACACCGGTTCGCCAGGTCGCTCATCGAGCCACGCGGCGATGTGCTGCTGGACCAGCTTCAGTCGGCGTGCCAGGGGCGAGCCGGGGTCGGTGTAAGGGCTGTGCCAGGCGTACCAGTCCTTGCCGTCGTTCATGGGCGCCGAGTTTGCCAGTGTCACTGCGCAGCGGCGGGTGCGGGCATGCCGATCGTGGGGAAGGCCTTGCCGGGGTGGTAGAGCTGTCCTGTTGCGAGGCAGTGGTGCAGGCAGCCGAGGAGCCGGTTGAACAGGTGGCGTAGTGCGGCGGGATGTCGGTCGCCGTGGTCGCGGCGGCGCTGGTAGTGCTGTTTGGCGGGTTCGGCGTGGGTAGCGGCGACGAAGGCCCACAGATATCCGGCGGCGGCGAGCCGATCGTTCTTCACCTTGCGGTGGGTGATGGAGATGCTGCGCCCGGACGCGCGGGTGACCGGGGCCGCGCCGGCGTAGGCCTTCAGAGCGCGGGCATCGGCGAACCGGGCGCGGTCGTCGCCGATCTCGGCCAGAACGCGGGCACCGGTCACGTCGGCCAGACCGGGGAAGCTTGTCACGATCGCGTGGTCCGGGTGCTGGCGGAACGCTTCGCTGGCGGCCTCGGCAAGCGAATCAACACTGGCGCATTCGACGTTCAGCGTCGCGAGCAGTGCCAGCGCCTGGATGCCCATGGCTTCCTCCACGACGTCCGGCTGACGCAGTTGCGGACGGCGCAGCGCCTGCTGCAGCTCGGCGGCCAGGTCCTCGACGCCACGCCGTCGGCCGCCGCGGCGTAGGGCGGCGGCGATCCGAGTTGTGGACAGCTTCGCCGCAGCTGCGGGCGTGGATGCGGCGGCCAGCACCGCACGGGCGTCCGCGCTGGTCAGGTTGCCCTTCCTGCCGTTGAACGCGGCGAGGAACGTGGGGAAGTACTCCCGCAGCAGTGACCGCAGCTCGTTCGAGGCCCGGGTTCGCCGCCAGGTGGCGTCCTGGTGGGCCCGGGCCAGCACCGCGACCGCCTGAACCAGTTCG
The sequence above is a segment of the Solwaraspora sp. WMMD406 genome. Coding sequences within it:
- a CDS encoding class I SAM-dependent methyltransferase family protein translates to MNDGKDWYAWHSPYTDPGSPLARRLKLVQQHIAAWLDERPGEPVSVLSMCAGQGHDILTVLASRQDAVRVSATLLEYEPRNVAAARTRAIAEGLDTVTVGQADAGDLASYRQAVPADLVIMAGVLGNISDADAHTTIHALPQICAADATVIWTRTRRAPDLTPAVRRWLADAGFAEQAFTAPDDVLFSVGVHRFTGTPQPLETGKIFQFIT
- a CDS encoding IS110 family transposase — protein: MAVYCGIDWSERHHDIALVDEHGRLVAKGRIGDDVDGFTTLVEMLAAAGDSAEEPIPVAIETPRGLLVAALRVSGRRVYSINPMAVARYRERHSVSRKKSDHADAVVLANILRTDAHAHRPLPHDSELVQAVAVLARAHQDATWRRTRASNELRSLLREYFPTFLAAFNGRKGNLTSADARAVLAAASTPAAAAKLSTTRIAAALRRGGRRRGVEDLAAELQQALRRPQLRQPDVVEEAMGIQALALLATLNVECASVDSLAEAASEAFRQHPDHAIVTSFPGLADVTGARVLAEIGDDRARFADARALKAYAGAAPVTRASGRSISITHRKVKNDRLAAAGYLWAFVAATHAEPAKQHYQRRRDHGDRHPAALRHLFNRLLGCLHHCLATGQLYHPGKAFPTIGMPAPAAAQ